The following proteins are co-located in the Gossypium hirsutum isolate 1008001.06 chromosome A02, Gossypium_hirsutum_v2.1, whole genome shotgun sequence genome:
- the LOC107922253 gene encoding uncharacterized protein → MTRSAPGTLAFDSEIEKTAKANRKETKLRKKQSVVVGTQSNPRPEIRIDDEVESRVNKNPTQTLESKEEEVDSPEEVLNTRVDENPNLTPQLMAQTIRQLAEAPTEQPPLCIAYPTMDTDFELKSGLIQLLPTFRGLQNENPHKYLKEFHVVCLSMKPQGITEDQIKLRAFPFSLADSAREWLFYLPPGSITTWADLSRLFLNRFFPASRASELRREIVGIRQKDAETLYDYWERFKKLCASCPQHGITEQSLLQYFYEGLKPIEMNMVDAASGGALVNMTPQQARDLISTMAANSQQFRANPEPPRRVHQLSDSTIEDRLDRLTNIVNSLVTEKSKPARVCGICATPEHTTDACPSLCDDSMAHLDAVKNFPRPPQRRYDPYANTYNPGWRDHPNFSYGANPRYNQPYQNRAPQQSQDSEIKLSRETAITNRTKPEVECKCSNVTKWKDPGTSSWQESWSRNRPGNDEQIRAKPPLPKIQPPFPGRLNQCRKSKEDKEILETFRNVEINLPLLDAIRQIPRSAKFLKELCTNKRKLTGNEKVSVGENVSAVLQRKMPVKCKDRGMFAIPCKIGHLGIKKAMCDLEASINVMPYSIYESLNAGFLTKTGVTIQLADRSIVHPEGVLEDVLVKVNGLIFPADFYVIKMEEDNTPGSSDILLGRPFLSTANTKIDVRSGTLTMEFDGEIVKFNVYGTISHPSEVLDVNRVDIIDSSVEKTFESCTRSEIKSTS, encoded by the exons atgaccagatctgctccaggtACTCTTGCGTTCGACTCAGAAATCGAAAAGACTGCGAAAGCTAATCGAAAGGAAACAAAACTAAGGAAAAAACAGTCAGTGGTGGTTGGAACTCAAAGCAATCCACGGCCAGAAATTAGAATCGacgatgaagtagagtctagggttaacaAAAACCCTACTCAAACGTTAGAAAGTAAAGAAGAAGAAGTCGATTCCCCTGAAGAAGTGCTGAACACTAGGGTTGACGAAAACCCTAATTTAACACCTCAACTTATGGCTCAGACAATTCGGCAACTGGCCGAAGCGCCGACAGAACAACCGCCACTatgcatcgcgtatcctactatggatactgattttgaattaaagtcaggcttgattcagctactgccaactttccgtgggttacaaaatgaaaacccCCATAAGTATTTAAAAGAATTCCATGTGGTTTGTTTgagtatgaaacctcaggggataactgaggatcaaattaaattgcgcgctttccctttttccctagcagattcagctagggaatggttattttatttacctcctggatccattacaacttgggctgatctatCTCGTTTATTTCTTAATAGGTTTTTCCCTGCATCACGAGCGTCtgagttaagaagagaaatcgtGGGCATAAGGCAAAAAGACGCAGAGACTCTAtacgactattgggagcgatttaagaagttgtgtgcaagttgcccacaacacggtataacggaacagtctttgctccagtacttttatgaaggcttgaaacccatagagatgaatatggtagatgccGCGAGTGGAGGAGCGTTAGTTAACATGACTCCACAACAAGCAAGAGACTTAATCTCCACAATGGCTGCGAATTCCCAGCAATTTCGAGCCAatcctgaaccccctagaagggttcaccagctaagtgaCTCTACCATTGAAGATAgacttgatagacttactaatattgtgaatTCCCTTGTTACAGAAAAATCGAAACCAGCCCGAGTATgtggaatatgtgctacacctgaacATACGACTGATGCGTGCCCTAGTCTGTGTGACGATTCTATGGCCCATTTAGATGCTGTGAAAAATTTTCCTAGGCCACCACAAAGACGATATGACCCTTACGccaatacctacaacccaggatggagGGACCACCCTAATTTTAGTTATGGGGCTAATCCACgatataaccagccataccaaaatcgaGCCCCACAACAGTCGCAAGATTCAG aaattaaactctCAAGGGAAACTGCCATTacaaacagaaccaaacccgAGGTAGAATGCAAATGCAGTAACGTTACGAAGTGGAAAGATCCTGGAACCAGTTCCTGGCAAGAATCTTGGTCAAGAAATCGCCCAGGAAACGACGAACAGATCCGAGCAAAACCCCCACTGCCGAAAATCCAACCTCCATTCCCAGGACGATTAAATCAGTGTCGAAAAAGTAAGGAAGACAaggagatcctcgaaacattcaggaatgttgAGATCAACTTACCACTGTTAGATGCCATTAGACAGATTCCGCGGTCTGCCAAGTTCCTCAAAGAACTTTGCACCAACAAACGAAAactaacaggtaatgaaaaggtaagtgttggtgagaatgtttCCGCAGTTCTACAGCGTAAAATGCCGGTTAAATGCAAAGATAGGGGTATGTTCGCTATTCCATGCAAAATTGGCCATTtgggaattaagaaggctatgtgtgatctagaggcctccataaatgtaatgccttattctatttatgaatcacttaatgcGGGTTTTTTGACAAAGACAGGTGTTACCATTCAGTTGGCAGATAGGTCTATTGTGCATCCCGAAGGGGTCCTCGAGGACGTATTAGTCAAAGTCAATGGGCTTATCTTCCctgcagatttttatgtgataaaaatggaggAGGATAACACTCCTGGGTCTTCAGACATCTTGTTGGGGCGACCTTTCCTTAGTACTGCGAATACTAAGATTGATGTACGAAGCGGAACCCTCACGATGGAGTTTGACGGGGAGATTGTGAAGTTTAACGTTTATGGCACTATTAGTCACCCAAGTGAAGTCTTGGACGTAAACcgtgtcgacataattgactcatcagtagaaaaaacttttgagtcat GcaccagatctgaaattaaatccacTTCCTGA
- the LOC107939355 gene encoding cytochrome P450 CYP749A22 yields MRRKSGLMELVILVPCCFFLVALTKFLYDYLWVPLRIQHMMNSQGIKGPPYRFIHGNNKEATKMRKEALSKAVGLTDDLFPRLQPHIYSWINTYGKNFVYWNGVQAEVVISEPELIKEIMTNSEKIFQKRKLTDVGAKLLGNGLVFIEGEKWAKHRKLANHAFHGESLKNMTPAMIVSVETMLERWKGQEGKEIEVYNEFRLLTSEVISRTAFGSNYLEGEKIFAMLNKLTILVSQNISKTKIPFINKLWKSAEMLESEKLEKGIQDCVMEMIKKREDKVVSGEADSFGNDFLGLLVNAYHDLDDENRVALKDLVGECKTIYFAGQETVNSLLAWIVLHLAIHGDWQEKARREVIDIFGNQNPHLEGIAKLKIMTMIINETLRLYGPSNGLPRTVAREVQLGKLVLPANIDILSLNIGLHRDPHLWGDDVNHFKPERFAEGIAKATNYTAAAFFPFGLGPRSCVGMTLATIETKIALSMILQRYTITISPTYVHSPIPILTIRPRHGIQIILEPLHSC; encoded by the exons ATGAGAAGAAAGAGTGGCTTGATGGAGCTTGTAATTCTTGTTCCATGTTGTTTCTTCCTCGTGGCTTTAACAAAGTTCCTTTATGATTACCTGTGGGTACCTCTTCGTATACAGCATATGATGAATTCACAGGGAATCAAAGGACCTCCTTACAGATTCATCCATGGCAACAATAAAGAAGCTACCAAAATGAGAAAGGAAGCATTAAGCAAAGCTGTGGGTTTGACAGATGATTTATTTCCCAGATTACAACCACATATTTATTCCTGGATCAATACATATG GGAAGAATTTTGTTTATTGGAATGGCGTTCAAGCTGAAGTGGTGATTTCAGAACCTGAATTGATCAAAGAGATTATGACAAATAGTGAGAAAATTTTTCAGAAAAGGAAGCTTACAGATGTTGGTGCGAAGCTCCTGGGAAATGGGCTTGTGTTCATTGAGGGAGAAAAATGGGCAAAGCATCGCAAGCTGGCCAATCATGCTTTTCATGGGGAAAGTCTAAAG AACATGACTCCAGCAATGATTGTTAGTGTTGAAACAATGCTAGAAAGGTGGAAAGGCCAAGAAGGCAAAGAGATTGAAGTGTATAATGAATTTAGATTATTGACTTCGGAAGTAATTTCCAGAACAGCTTTTGGTAGCAATTACTTGGAAGGGGAGAAGATTTTTGCCATGTTGAACAAGTTGACAATACTCGTGAGTCAAAATATTTCCAAGACTAAGATTCCTTTCATCAA CAAGTTATGGAAATCTGCTGAAATGCTAGAGTCTGAAAAACTCGAAAAAGGAATACAAGATTGTGTGATGGAGATGATTAAGAAAAGAGAAGACAAAGTTGTGAGTGGAGAAGCCGATAGCTTTGGCAATGATTTTCTGGGATTACTAGTAAATGCTTATCATGATTTGGACGATGAAAACAGGGTTGCATTGAAAGACTTGGTAGGTGAATGCAAAACAATATACTTTGCTGGACAAGAAACTGTCAATTCATTGCTTGCATGGATAGTTTTGCATTTGGCAATCCATGGAGATTGGCAAGAGAAAGCAAGGAGAGAGGTGATTGACATATTTGGTAACCAAAACCCGCATCTCGAAGGCATTGCCAAACTCAAAATA ATGACCATGATCATCAATGAAACTCTAAGGTTGTATGGTCCGTCAAATGGCCTGCCAAGAACAGTCGCAAGAGAAGTACAGTTGGGAAAGTTAGTCTTGCCTGCTAATATAGATATTCTGTCTTTAAATATTGGACTTCACCGTGATCCTCACTTGTGGGGGGATGATGTGAATCATTTTAAACCAGAGAGATTCGCCGAAGGGATTGCCAAAGCTACCAATTACACCGCAGCTGCATTTTTCCCCTTTGGATTGGGACCTCGATCTTGTGTTGGTATGACCCTTGCAACCATAGAAACCAAGATTGCTCTGTCCATGATTCTACAACGTTACACCATCACCATTTCCCCAACCTATGTCCACTCTCCAATACCTATTCTCACCATTCGACCACGACATGGAATTCAAATAATACTTGAGCCGCTGCATAGCTGTTAA